Within Campylobacter jejuni, the genomic segment CCTTGGAAGTATTACTATAAATGCTTTTGCAGCAAGTGATAGCGTAATTATCCCTATACAGTGTGAATTTTATGCGCTTGAGGGTGTAGCTATGGTTTTAAATACAATTAAAATTATCAAAAAAACTATTAATTCTAAACTCAGGGTTCGTGGATTTTTACCGACAATGTATAGCTCTCAAAATAATCTTTCTAAAGATGTTGTAGATGATTTGAAACAAAATTTTAAAAAACAACTTTTTACTATTAATGGAAACGAAGATGACTTTATTGTGATCCCTCGCAATGTAAAACTTGCAGAAAGTCCAAGTTTTGGAAAGCCTATAATTCTTTATGATATTAAATCGCCAGGTTCTGTTGCTTATCAAAATTTGGCGTATTCTATATTAGGATAATTATAATGGGGTTAAATAAAGATAGGGGTTTAAGTAGTTTAATCAGTGATATGGATACTGTTTATAGCAAAGAATTGGGTTTTGATAAAAATCAAAGCACTATGATAGAAATTGATCAAATTTCACCCAATCCATTTCAGCCAAGAAAGAATTTTGATCAAGAAGCTTTAGATGAGCTTGCTAATTCTATCAAAGAATTTGGACTTATTCAGCCTATTATTGTATTTAAAAAAAATAATAAATTTATTTTAATTGCTGGGGAACGTCGCTTAAGAGCAGTGAAAGCATTAGGAAAAAAAGAAATTCTAGCTTTTATTGCTGATATTGATGAGAATAAGCTTAGAGAATTGGCTCTTATTGAAAATATACAAAGAGAGAATTTAAACCCTATTGAGCTTGCTAATTCTTATAAGGATTTAATGCAAGTTCATAAAATTACTCAAGAGAATTTAGCAGAACTTATTCATAAGTCTCGTACTCAAATAACAAATACTTTAAGACTTCTGAATTTAGATATTAGAACTCAAGAGTTGATTGCTTCTGGAAAAATTTCTCAGGGTCATGCTAAAGTTTTGGTTGGTTTAGATCAAAAAGATGAAAAAATGTTGGTTGATAGTATAATAGGTCAAAAACTTAATGTTAGAGATACTGAAAAAATAGTTAAAAAAATAAAAAATAATGAAAGCTTGCCTAATCAAGAATTTGAAGATGAAATAAAAAAATTAAAACAAATACTAAATCGCTTTGGATTTGACTGCAAAAATAAAAATAATGATTTTGTAATTCATTTAGAAAATATTGATAAAATTAAAAAATTAATCAAAATGCTTGAAAAGCTTTAACCAAAATCTTAGCTTTTTTATGGTAAAATAGTCCTTCGAAAATTCTAACCAAGGAGAATTATGTTTGAAGATATGCATCCTTCCATAATGCTTGCTACTATGGCTATTTTTTTAGCTATGATAGTTATTTTAAATAGTATGCTGTATAAGCCGCTTTTAAAATTTATGGATGAAAGAAATGATTCTATAAAAAATGATGAGAATAAAGTAAAAGAAAATTCTCAAGAAGTTTTAGGTGTGAATGATGAATTAGAAGCTATTCATATTAACACTAGAGAAGAAATTCAAAAAATTAAACAAAGTGCTATAGCTGCTGCTAAAGAAGAGGCAGAGCAAATTCTTAGAAGCAAGAAAGAAGAATTAGAAAGAAAAATGGCCGGTTTTTATGCAGATTTAGCCGTTCAAAAAAAAGAGTTGCAAGAACATTTAAACATACATTTACCTGAGCTTAAGCAAGCTTTGCAAAATAACATAAAGAAAATTTAAGAGGAGAGAAATGAGTAAGTTATTCTTTATTATATTTTTACTACCTTTATATGCTTTTGGTGCATCAAATGGTAGTGGAGAATATGATATTATTCCAAGGACTATTAATTTTCTAATTTTTGTGGCTATATTGTATTATTTTGTTGCAACTCCATTTAAAAATTTTTACAAAAACCGTATTGTAAAAATTTCTTCTAAACTTGATGAAATTCAAAAAAAACTTTTAGAAAGTAAAGCTAAGAAATTAGACATGATGAAAAAACTTGAAGAAGCTAAGGCAAGTGCTACTGCCGCTTTAGTTACAGCAAAAAAAGAAGCTGAAATTTTAGTTCAAAATATTAAGAAAGAGACTCAAGATGAGTTAGATTTACTTCAAAAACATTTTGAGGAACAAAAAGATTATGAATTTAGAAAAATGGAAAAAGAATTAGTATCAAATACTTTAAATGAAATTTTTTCTGATCCAAATATGACATTAAAACAGAGTGAAATAATAGAACTTATGATGAAGAAGGTATCTTAAATATGGAAAATATAATTGCAAGAAGATATGCAAAAGCGATAGCTTCAAGAGCTGATATAAATGTTTTTTATCAGAATTTGTGTATTTTAAATTCTGCTTTTGTTTTGCCAAAATTTAAAAATATTATAGAATCTAACGAGATTAAAAAAGAAAGAAAAATGGAATTTCTTGATTCTTTTTTTGATATTAAAAATTCTAGTTTTCAAAATTTTTTAAGACTTTTGATTGAAAATTCAAGATTAGAATGCATTCCTCAAATAGTTAAAGAACTTGAAAGACAAAAAGCTTTTAAAGAAAATATTTTTGTTGGTATTGTATATTCTAAAGAAAAATTAAGTCAAGAAAATCTTAAAGATCTTGAAGTCAAACTTAACAAAAAATTTGATGCAAATATTAAACTAAACAATAAAATCAATCAAGATGATAGTGTTAAAATAGAATTAGAAGAATTAGGTTATGAACTTTCTTTTTCTATGAAAGCTCTTCAAAATAAGCTAAACGAATATATATTGAAAATTATCTAAGGAGAAAAAGTAAATGAAATTTAAAGCTGATGAGATCAGTTCAATAATCAAAGAAAGAATTGAAAATTTTGATTTAAATCTTGAAATTGAAGAAACAGGAAAGATTATTTCTGTAGCTGATGGTGTTGCTAAGGTATATGGACTTAAGAATATTATGGCTGGAGAAATGGTAGAATTTGAAAATGGTGATAAAGGAATGGCCTTAAACCTTGAAGAGTCGAGTGTAGGTATTGTTATACTTGGAAAAGGAGAAGGTTTAAAAGAAGGTGCTTCTGTAAAAAGACTTAAGAAATTACTTAAAGTTCCAGTAGGTGAGGCTTTGATTGGCCGTGTTGTAAATGCTTTAGGTGAGCCAATTGATGCTAAAGGTGTGATCAATGCTAATGAATATCGTTTTGTTGAAGAAAAAGCAAAAGGTATTATGGCGAGAAAAAGTGTTCATGAGCCTTTACATACAGGAATTAAAGCTATTGATGCACTTGTGCCAATTGGTCGTGGTCAAAGAGAGCTTATCATAGGCGATAGACAAACAGGTAAAACTACTGTTGCTGTTGATGCTATTATATCTCAAAGAGGTCAAGGAGTTATCTGTATATATGTTGCAATTGGTCAAAAGCAAAGTACAGTGGCACAAGTGGTTAAAAGACTAGAAGAACATGGTGCTATGGAATATACTATTGTTGTAAATGCCGGTGCTTCAGATCCTGCGGCTTTACAGTACTTAGCTCCATATACTGGTGTAACCATGGGTGAATTTTTTAGAGATAACGCAAAACATGCTTTAATTGTTTATGATGATTTGAGCAAGCATGCTGTAGCTTATCGCGAAATGTCTTTGATTTTACGTCGTCCTCCAGGTCGTGAAGCTTATCCAGGCGATGTTTTTTACCTTCATTCAAGATTGCTTGAAAGAGCAAGCAAGCTAAATGATGAATTAGGTGCTGGTTCTTTGACGGCATTGCCGATAATTGAAACACAAGCAGGAGATGTTTCTGCTTATATTCCAACTAATGTTATTTCAATTACAGATGGACAAATTTTCTTAGAAACTGATTTATTTAACTCAGGAATTCGTCCTGCAATTAATGTTGGTTTATCAGTATCTCGTGTAGGTGGGGCTGCTCAAATTAAAGCTACAAAACAAGTTTCAGGCACATTAAGACTTGACCTTGCTCAATATAGAGAGCTTCAAGCTTTTGCACAATTTGCTAGTGATTTAGATGAGGCAAGTAGAAAACAACTTGAACGTGGACAAAGAATGGTTGAACTCTTAAAACAACCACCTTATTCTCCGCTTAGCGTTGAAAAACAAGTAGTTTTAATTTTTGCAGGAACCAAAGGTTTCTTAGATGATATTGCTGTTTCTAGAATTAAGGAAT encodes:
- the atpA gene encoding F0F1 ATP synthase subunit alpha, which translates into the protein MKFKADEISSIIKERIENFDLNLEIEETGKIISVADGVAKVYGLKNIMAGEMVEFENGDKGMALNLEESSVGIVILGKGEGLKEGASVKRLKKLLKVPVGEALIGRVVNALGEPIDAKGVINANEYRFVEEKAKGIMARKSVHEPLHTGIKAIDALVPIGRGQRELIIGDRQTGKTTVAVDAIISQRGQGVICIYVAIGQKQSTVAQVVKRLEEHGAMEYTIVVNAGASDPAALQYLAPYTGVTMGEFFRDNAKHALIVYDDLSKHAVAYREMSLILRRPPGREAYPGDVFYLHSRLLERASKLNDELGAGSLTALPIIETQAGDVSAYIPTNVISITDGQIFLETDLFNSGIRPAINVGLSVSRVGGAAQIKATKQVSGTLRLDLAQYRELQAFAQFASDLDEASRKQLERGQRMVELLKQPPYSPLSVEKQVVLIFAGTKGFLDDIAVSRIKEFEDGIYPFIEAKHPDIFEQIRSKKALDSDLEEKLAKAINEFKANHL
- the atpH gene encoding F0F1 ATP synthase subunit delta; the encoded protein is MENIIARRYAKAIASRADINVFYQNLCILNSAFVLPKFKNIIESNEIKKERKMEFLDSFFDIKNSSFQNFLRLLIENSRLECIPQIVKELERQKAFKENIFVGIVYSKEKLSQENLKDLEVKLNKKFDANIKLNNKINQDDSVKIELEELGYELSFSMKALQNKLNEYILKII
- a CDS encoding F0F1 ATP synthase subunit B — translated: MSKLFFIIFLLPLYAFGASNGSGEYDIIPRTINFLIFVAILYYFVATPFKNFYKNRIVKISSKLDEIQKKLLESKAKKLDMMKKLEEAKASATAALVTAKKEAEILVQNIKKETQDELDLLQKHFEEQKDYEFRKMEKELVSNTLNEIFSDPNMTLKQSEIIELMMKKVS
- a CDS encoding ParA family protein, coding for MSEIITIANQKGGVGKTTTAVNLAASLAVAEKKVLLIDVDPQANATTGLGFNRNNYEYNIYHVFIGRKKLSDIILKTELPQLHLAPSNIGLVGIEQELAKGENNEKKMLLKNQIQEVIDEYDFIIIDSPPALGSITINAFAASDSVIIPIQCEFYALEGVAMVLNTIKIIKKTINSKLRVRGFLPTMYSSQNNLSKDVVDDLKQNFKKQLFTINGNEDDFIVIPRNVKLAESPSFGKPIILYDIKSPGSVAYQNLAYSILG
- a CDS encoding ParB/RepB/Spo0J family partition protein, encoding MGLNKDRGLSSLISDMDTVYSKELGFDKNQSTMIEIDQISPNPFQPRKNFDQEALDELANSIKEFGLIQPIIVFKKNNKFILIAGERRLRAVKALGKKEILAFIADIDENKLRELALIENIQRENLNPIELANSYKDLMQVHKITQENLAELIHKSRTQITNTLRLLNLDIRTQELIASGKISQGHAKVLVGLDQKDEKMLVDSIIGQKLNVRDTEKIVKKIKNNESLPNQEFEDEIKKLKQILNRFGFDCKNKNNDFVIHLENIDKIKKLIKMLEKL
- a CDS encoding FoF1 ATP synthase subunit B'; amino-acid sequence: MFEDMHPSIMLATMAIFLAMIVILNSMLYKPLLKFMDERNDSIKNDENKVKENSQEVLGVNDELEAIHINTREEIQKIKQSAIAAAKEEAEQILRSKKEELERKMAGFYADLAVQKKELQEHLNIHLPELKQALQNNIKKI